From Streptomyces sp. Edi4, one genomic window encodes:
- a CDS encoding ATP-binding protein encodes MTLTASTPSAPPESAPTRTHRLTTANRATAAAELRAIVAALLRVAGHGPLVESATLCTSELVTNVHRHTRARLVHVEVVLGEVEVTVRVYDDQPRPPLAPTGADSEYRESGRGLTLVNELADAWGTTRFGAPRPTSKAVWFRMVKGGRGVS; translated from the coding sequence ATGACCCTCACGGCATCAACACCGTCCGCCCCGCCCGAATCCGCCCCCACCAGAACACACCGGCTGACCACCGCGAACCGCGCCACCGCGGCGGCCGAGCTGCGCGCGATCGTGGCCGCGCTGCTCCGGGTCGCCGGACACGGACCGCTGGTCGAGTCCGCGACGCTCTGCACGAGCGAACTCGTGACGAACGTCCACCGGCACACCCGGGCCCGGCTCGTGCACGTGGAGGTCGTGCTGGGCGAGGTCGAGGTGACGGTGCGCGTCTACGACGACCAGCCGCGCCCGCCGCTCGCCCCGACCGGAGCGGATTCCGAGTACCGGGAGAGCGGGCGCGGACTGACGCTGGTCAACGAGCTGGCCGACGCGTGGGGCACGACGCGCTTCGGCGCACCCCGGCCGACCTCGAAGGCCGTGTGGTTCCGCATGGTCAAGGGCGGGCGGGGGGTGTCGTGA
- a CDS encoding Scr1 family TA system antitoxin-like transcriptional regulator has protein sequence MPPRKAPTARQRRLGAELRKMREHAGLLPSAAAELVGTDRTTISNSESGRFGLSGERVRTWATLYQCPDSAYVDALVSMAEERSGGWWDDYRDRLSSAALDLAELEHRATRLRSVTIMHVPGQLQTEDYARAVFEEAVPPLSPVDLRTRLSHRLKRRDVLDRDEPLPCTFLIHEAALRMRFGGPDVSRAQLDHLLKQSERPNITVRVIPFAVGGIPNAGSSTLYVYGPVPQLDTVQMDTPTGPAFLDAETLLANYRAVLDRTEKRSLHPVRSRDFIREIAQQA, from the coding sequence ATGCCGCCGAGGAAGGCTCCGACCGCAAGGCAACGACGGTTGGGGGCAGAGCTTCGAAAGATGCGCGAGCACGCCGGCCTCCTGCCCTCCGCCGCCGCCGAACTGGTCGGCACGGACCGCACGACCATCAGCAACAGCGAGTCGGGGCGGTTCGGGCTCAGCGGCGAGCGCGTGCGCACCTGGGCCACCCTCTACCAGTGCCCTGACTCCGCATACGTCGATGCCCTGGTGTCCATGGCCGAGGAGCGCTCCGGCGGGTGGTGGGACGACTACCGCGACCGGCTGTCGAGTGCCGCGCTCGATCTCGCCGAGCTGGAACACCGGGCCACCAGGCTCCGCAGCGTCACGATCATGCACGTACCCGGACAACTCCAGACCGAGGACTACGCCCGGGCGGTCTTCGAAGAGGCCGTGCCGCCACTGAGCCCCGTCGACCTGCGCACCCGCCTGTCGCACCGCCTGAAACGCCGCGACGTGCTCGACCGTGATGAGCCCCTGCCCTGCACCTTCCTCATTCACGAGGCAGCGCTGCGGATGCGGTTCGGCGGGCCGGACGTCAGCCGGGCTCAGCTCGACCATCTGCTCAAGCAGTCCGAGCGTCCCAACATCACGGTGCGGGTCATCCCGTTCGCGGTGGGAGGGATCCCGAACGCCGGGAGTTCCACGCTCTACGTCTATGGGCCCGTGCCACAGCTCGATACCGTGCAGATGGACACCCCAACAGGCCCGGCGTTCCTGGACGCCGAAACCCTTCTCGCCAACTACCGGGCCGTACTCGATCGCACCGAGAAGCGGTCGCTGCACCCGGTCAGGTCGCGGGACTTCATTCGTGAGATCGCTCAACAAGCATGA
- a CDS encoding DUF397 domain-containing protein — MRTQGGSSAPDNWQKATASGGGGENCIELQAGAEGGTIRVRESLLPDAEIITTRANLAAFIEGVKKGEFDHFAK; from the coding sequence GTGAGAACCCAGGGCGGGAGTTCAGCACCCGACAACTGGCAGAAAGCGACCGCCTCCGGTGGCGGTGGCGAGAACTGCATTGAGCTCCAGGCCGGCGCCGAAGGAGGCACGATCCGCGTCCGCGAAAGTCTGCTGCCGGATGCTGAGATCATCACCACCAGGGCCAACCTGGCGGCCTTCATCGAAGGGGTCAAGAAGGGCGAGTTCGACCACTTCGCGAAGTAG